Proteins from a genomic interval of Mustela lutreola isolate mMusLut2 chromosome 4, mMusLut2.pri, whole genome shotgun sequence:
- the PTN gene encoding pleiotrophin isoform X2, with amino-acid sequence MQSQQYVQQRRKFAAAFLAFIFILAAADMAEAGKKEKPEKKVKKSDCGEWQWSVCVPTSGDCGLGTREGTRTGAECKQTMKTQRCKIPCNWKKQFGAECKYQFQAWGECDLNTALKTRTGSLKRALHNADCQKTVTISKPCGKLTKPKPQESKKKKKEGKKQEKMLD; translated from the exons ATGCAGTCCCAGCAGTATGTGCAACAGCGTCGAAAATTTGCAGCTGCCTTCCTGGCGTTCATTTTCATCTTGGCAGCTGCGGACATGGCTGaagcagggaagaaagagaagccag aaaaaaaagtgaagaagtcCGACTGTGGGGAGTGgcagtggagtgtgtgtgtgcccacCAGTGGGGACTGTGGCCTGGGCACCCGGGAGGGCACCCGGACCGGAGCCGAGTGTAAGCAAACCATGAAGACCCAGAGATGTAAGATCCCCTGCAACTGGAAAAAGCAATTTGGAG CGGAGTGCAAATACCAGTTCCAGGCCTGGGGAGAATGCGACCTGAATACCGCCTTGAAGACCAGAACCGGAAGTCTGAAGCGAGCCCTCCACAACGCGGACTGCCAGAAGACAGTCACCATCTCCAAGCCCTGTGGCAAGCTGACTAAGCCCAAACCTCAAG AatctaagaagaagaaaaaggaaggcaaGAAACAGGAGAAGATGCTGGACTAA
- the PTN gene encoding pleiotrophin isoform X1, producing the protein MQSQQYVQQRRKFAAAFLAFIFILAAADMAEAGKKEKPEKKVKKSDCGEWQWSVCVPTSGDCGLGTREGTRTGAECKQTMKTQRCKIPCNWKKQFGAECKYQFQAWGECDLNTALKTRTGSLKRALHNADCQKTVTISKPCGKLTKPKPQAESKKKKKEGKKQEKMLD; encoded by the exons ATGCAGTCCCAGCAGTATGTGCAACAGCGTCGAAAATTTGCAGCTGCCTTCCTGGCGTTCATTTTCATCTTGGCAGCTGCGGACATGGCTGaagcagggaagaaagagaagccag aaaaaaaagtgaagaagtcCGACTGTGGGGAGTGgcagtggagtgtgtgtgtgcccacCAGTGGGGACTGTGGCCTGGGCACCCGGGAGGGCACCCGGACCGGAGCCGAGTGTAAGCAAACCATGAAGACCCAGAGATGTAAGATCCCCTGCAACTGGAAAAAGCAATTTGGAG CGGAGTGCAAATACCAGTTCCAGGCCTGGGGAGAATGCGACCTGAATACCGCCTTGAAGACCAGAACCGGAAGTCTGAAGCGAGCCCTCCACAACGCGGACTGCCAGAAGACAGTCACCATCTCCAAGCCCTGTGGCAAGCTGACTAAGCCCAAACCTCAAG CAGAatctaagaagaagaaaaaggaaggcaaGAAACAGGAGAAGATGCTGGACTAA